Proteins from a single region of Microbacterium sp. zg-Y818:
- the rhaS gene encoding rhamnose ABC transporter substrate-binding protein, with protein sequence MFAMKRTRRAGIAAALALGVTLAAAGCSGGGDGGSGDGGGGEDAEVSITMLPKNLGNPYFDTSTGGAEEAVAEFGGTFDEVGPSEASPTSQVSYIQTAAQQGVGGLIVSANDPEAICDALDEARSAGVKVVTFDSDTNPECRDLFINQATSDGIAQVQVDLIAEQIGGSGQIAILSASANATNQNAWIELMEEELAASHPDIELVQVVYGDDDDQTSFDRTAALLQTYPELKGIVSPTTVGIAAAARYLSTSEFKGKVALTGLGTPNQMREYVEDGTVTAFALWNPADLGYLAAFATQALVTGEIAGDEGDTFEAGKLGSFEVGADGGVLLGDPFVFDAENIGDFDF encoded by the coding sequence ATGTTCGCAATGAAGCGCACGCGGCGCGCAGGAATCGCCGCCGCCCTCGCCCTGGGCGTCACGCTCGCCGCCGCAGGATGCTCCGGCGGAGGTGACGGCGGCAGCGGCGACGGAGGTGGCGGTGAGGATGCCGAGGTGTCGATCACGATGCTGCCGAAGAACCTCGGCAACCCGTACTTCGACACCTCGACCGGCGGGGCCGAGGAAGCCGTGGCCGAGTTCGGCGGCACGTTTGACGAGGTCGGGCCCAGCGAGGCGTCGCCGACGTCGCAGGTCAGCTACATCCAGACCGCGGCGCAGCAGGGTGTCGGTGGTCTCATCGTGTCGGCCAACGACCCAGAGGCGATCTGCGACGCGCTCGACGAGGCACGGTCGGCCGGCGTCAAGGTGGTCACCTTCGACTCGGACACCAACCCCGAATGCCGTGACCTGTTCATCAACCAGGCGACCTCCGACGGCATCGCCCAGGTGCAGGTGGACCTGATCGCGGAGCAGATCGGCGGCTCGGGACAGATCGCGATCCTCTCGGCTTCGGCCAACGCGACCAACCAGAACGCCTGGATCGAGCTGATGGAGGAGGAGCTGGCCGCCAGCCACCCCGACATCGAGCTGGTGCAGGTCGTCTACGGCGACGACGACGACCAGACGTCGTTCGACCGCACGGCGGCGCTGCTGCAGACGTACCCCGAGCTGAAGGGCATCGTGTCGCCGACCACCGTGGGGATCGCCGCCGCGGCGCGTTACCTGTCGACGTCGGAGTTCAAGGGCAAGGTCGCGCTGACCGGCCTCGGCACGCCGAACCAGATGCGCGAATACGTCGAGGACGGCACCGTGACGGCGTTCGCGCTGTGGAACCCGGCCGACCTCGGCTACCTCGCCGCCTTCGCCACGCAGGCGCTGGTGACCGGTGAGATCGCCGGCGACGAGGGCGACACGTTCGAGGCGGGCAAGCTCGGCTCGTTCGAGGTCGGCGCGGACGGCGGCGTGCTGCTCGGCGACCCGTTCGTGTTCGACGCGGAGAACATCGGCGACTTCGACTTCTGA
- a CDS encoding ABC transporter permease gives MTVATETVPVRLYAPHARPAWRRVVLTRESAIIGILLVVVVVALLTVRNFDSPLTVTYLLRDVAPILLIALPMTLIIITEEIDLSVASVVGLASVMTGILTQGGVPFALAAVLAIIVGAIAGALNGFLVTVVGLPSLAVTIGTLALFRGIAVGLLGTTAVTDFPEEWTDLAKANIPGTPIPGVMVPFIVLAIAFAVLLHFTPFGRSLYAIGLNKEAAHFSGIDVGRAKFVLFVMSGTVSGFAGVYFTLLYSNARGDNAMGMELQIIAAVLLGGVSIFGGRGALHGVIAGVLLIGTLGSALRLAGVTSDIINVITGVLLIVSVVSASVLGWAHARRTAAVGRRRGLRAAERAAARGPAD, from the coding sequence ATGACCGTCGCGACCGAGACCGTCCCCGTGCGGCTGTACGCCCCGCACGCCCGCCCGGCGTGGCGCCGCGTGGTGCTCACGCGCGAGTCGGCGATCATCGGCATCCTGCTCGTCGTCGTCGTCGTCGCCCTGCTGACGGTGCGCAATTTCGACAGCCCGCTGACGGTGACCTACCTGCTGCGGGACGTCGCGCCGATCCTGCTCATCGCGCTGCCGATGACGCTCATCATCATCACCGAGGAGATCGACCTGTCGGTGGCATCCGTCGTCGGGCTCGCCAGCGTGATGACCGGCATCCTCACTCAGGGCGGCGTGCCGTTCGCGCTTGCGGCGGTGCTCGCGATCATCGTCGGGGCGATCGCGGGAGCGCTGAACGGGTTCCTCGTCACCGTCGTCGGACTGCCGTCGCTGGCCGTCACGATCGGCACGCTGGCGCTGTTCCGTGGCATCGCCGTGGGGCTCTTGGGTACGACGGCCGTCACGGACTTCCCCGAGGAATGGACCGACCTCGCCAAAGCCAACATCCCCGGCACACCGATCCCCGGGGTCATGGTGCCCTTCATCGTGCTGGCCATCGCCTTCGCGGTGCTGCTGCACTTCACGCCGTTCGGCCGGTCGCTCTACGCCATCGGTCTCAACAAGGAGGCGGCCCACTTCTCGGGTATCGACGTCGGGCGGGCGAAGTTCGTGCTGTTCGTGATGTCGGGGACCGTGTCGGGCTTCGCTGGCGTGTACTTCACGCTGCTGTACTCCAACGCGCGCGGCGACAACGCGATGGGGATGGAGCTGCAGATCATCGCCGCCGTGCTGCTGGGCGGGGTGTCGATCTTCGGCGGGCGCGGGGCCCTCCACGGCGTCATCGCCGGCGTGCTGCTGATCGGGACCCTCGGCAGCGCGCTGCGCCTCGCCGGCGTCACCAGTGACATCATCAACGTCATCACCGGCGTGCTGCTGATCGTCTCGGTCGTCTCGGCCAGCGTTCTGGGCTGGGCGCACGCGCGCCGCACCGCCGCGGTCGGGCGACGGCGCGGGCTGCGGGCTGCGGAGCGTGCCGCCGCCCGCGGCCCAGCCGACTGA
- a CDS encoding ABC transporter permease yields MSATVARPASAGDTAVAVVRRVARARETGIALALIIVIVAATTANPGFVFSGDGFRDLLLTPSLLLLVAVGQAFVIITRSVDLSVGSVVGLTAYLTGRLFIDIPGIPMIAVFFGGILLGGLLGAINGVLVAWAKVPALVITLGTMYVYRGLNVAWTGSDRINASDLPRDFRGLGTQQLLGIPVLTAIAVAVLIAAAWYLRNTRGGREFYAIGSDPSAAHLYGLKVSSRIITAFVVSGALSGLAGVLYAARYGTVSSAAGTGWELQAIGAAVIGGVAISGGVGTVWGAAIGAFLLLTINRALPILGIDDFWQRAVVGVLIIGSIVLDRVLAVRQHRRLVAQREEAR; encoded by the coding sequence ATGAGCGCGACTGTGGCCCGCCCGGCATCCGCTGGAGACACCGCCGTCGCCGTGGTGCGCCGCGTCGCCCGCGCCCGCGAGACCGGCATCGCGCTGGCGCTCATCATCGTCATCGTGGCGGCGACCACCGCCAACCCAGGCTTCGTCTTCTCGGGCGACGGATTCCGCGACCTGCTGCTGACCCCGTCGCTGCTGCTGCTCGTGGCCGTCGGCCAGGCCTTCGTCATCATCACCCGCAGCGTCGACCTGTCGGTCGGCTCGGTCGTCGGGCTCACCGCCTATCTCACTGGTCGGCTCTTCATCGACATCCCAGGCATCCCGATGATCGCGGTCTTCTTCGGAGGCATCCTGCTCGGCGGGCTGCTCGGCGCGATCAACGGGGTACTCGTCGCGTGGGCCAAGGTGCCGGCGCTCGTGATCACCCTCGGCACGATGTACGTCTACCGTGGCCTCAACGTCGCGTGGACGGGGTCGGACCGCATCAACGCGTCGGACCTGCCGCGGGACTTCCGCGGCCTGGGCACCCAGCAGCTGCTCGGGATCCCGGTGCTCACCGCCATCGCCGTGGCCGTGCTGATCGCGGCGGCCTGGTACCTGCGCAACACCCGGGGTGGGCGCGAGTTCTACGCCATCGGCTCGGACCCGTCGGCCGCGCACCTCTACGGCTTGAAGGTCAGCAGCCGGATCATCACGGCGTTCGTGGTGTCGGGTGCGCTGTCGGGGCTCGCGGGTGTGCTGTACGCCGCGCGGTACGGCACGGTCAGCTCGGCCGCGGGCACGGGGTGGGAGCTGCAGGCGATCGGCGCGGCCGTCATCGGCGGCGTCGCGATCTCGGGCGGCGTTGGCACGGTGTGGGGCGCGGCGATCGGGGCGTTCCTGCTGCTGACGATCAACCGGGCGCTGCCGATCCTCGGCATCGACGATTTCTGGCAGCGCGCCGTCGTCGGCGTGCTCATCATCGGGTCGATCGTGCTCGATCGGGTGCTCGCGGTGCGTCAGCACCGAAGGCTCGTCGCCCAACGGGAGGAGGCCCGATGA
- a CDS encoding sugar ABC transporter ATP-binding protein, which produces MAPEAAQTDHHALVLRRVVKSFGAVVALRSGSLTLDFGSIHALIGENGAGKSTLVKIIAGLYRRDSGDFLLTGEPVDFASTAQSKAAGIAVIYQEPTLFPDLSVTENIFMGRQPVTRLGRIDRKAMRDETERLFARLGVSLDPDRVTEGLSIADQQIIEIAKAISLDARVLIMDEPTAALSGVEVERLFAVARSLRDEGRALLFISHRFDEVFALCDTVTVMRDGSYVDTTAIADTTVDELVRQMVGRDVTDLFPKFPTEVGEVVLDVRGVTRAGVFRDVSFHLRAGEIVGLAGLVGAGRSEVARAVFGVDGYDSGSVVLHGAVLPRANPRVAIARGLALVPEDRRRQGLVLDDSVSRNITLAIRSRLARWGLIWTGAENRAAKLWASRLEVKAAALDTEAGTLSGGNQQKVVLSKWLATEPTVLIVDEPTRGIDVGTKAEVHRLLSELAQQGIAILMISSELPEVLGMADRVLVMREGRLTGEFSRSEATPEAIMFAATSDAGAEEAA; this is translated from the coding sequence ATGGCACCCGAAGCCGCCCAGACGGATCACCACGCTCTCGTCCTGCGGCGAGTGGTGAAGTCGTTCGGCGCAGTGGTGGCGCTGCGTTCAGGCAGCCTCACGCTGGACTTCGGCTCGATCCACGCCCTCATCGGCGAGAACGGCGCCGGCAAGTCCACGCTCGTGAAGATTATTGCGGGGCTCTACCGGCGCGACTCGGGTGACTTCCTGCTCACAGGCGAGCCCGTCGACTTCGCCAGTACGGCGCAGTCCAAGGCGGCCGGCATCGCCGTGATCTACCAGGAGCCGACGCTCTTCCCCGACCTCTCCGTCACCGAGAACATCTTCATGGGCCGCCAGCCCGTCACCCGCCTCGGGCGCATCGACCGCAAGGCGATGCGGGACGAGACCGAGCGGCTCTTCGCGCGGCTCGGCGTCTCGCTCGACCCCGACCGCGTCACCGAGGGTCTGTCGATCGCCGACCAGCAGATCATCGAGATCGCCAAGGCCATCTCGTTGGATGCCAGGGTGCTCATCATGGACGAGCCGACCGCCGCCTTGTCGGGTGTCGAGGTCGAGCGGCTGTTCGCGGTGGCGCGGAGCCTGCGCGACGAGGGCAGGGCGCTGCTGTTCATCTCGCACCGCTTCGACGAGGTCTTCGCCCTGTGCGACACCGTCACCGTCATGCGCGACGGCTCGTACGTCGACACCACGGCCATTGCCGACACCACGGTCGACGAGCTCGTCCGTCAGATGGTCGGCCGCGACGTCACCGACCTCTTCCCGAAGTTCCCCACCGAGGTGGGTGAGGTCGTGCTGGACGTGCGCGGCGTCACCCGCGCCGGCGTGTTCCGCGACGTCTCCTTTCACCTGCGCGCGGGCGAGATCGTGGGGCTGGCCGGCCTCGTGGGTGCCGGGCGCAGCGAGGTCGCCCGCGCCGTCTTCGGCGTCGATGGGTACGACAGCGGATCGGTCGTGCTGCACGGCGCCGTTCTTCCCAGGGCGAATCCGCGCGTCGCAATCGCCCGCGGCCTCGCGCTGGTGCCCGAGGACCGCCGTAGGCAGGGCCTCGTGCTCGACGACAGCGTCTCGCGCAACATCACCCTCGCCATCCGCTCGCGCCTGGCGCGCTGGGGTCTCATCTGGACGGGCGCGGAGAACCGGGCCGCCAAGCTCTGGGCGAGCCGCCTCGAAGTGAAGGCCGCAGCGCTGGACACCGAGGCCGGCACGCTCTCGGGCGGCAACCAGCAGAAGGTGGTGCTCAGCAAGTGGCTCGCCACCGAGCCGACCGTGCTGATCGTCGACGAGCCCACACGTGGCATCGATGTCGGCACCAAGGCCGAGGTGCACCGGCTGCTCAGCGAACTCGCGCAACAGGGGATCGCGATCCTCATGATCTCGTCCGAGTTGCCGGAGGTGCTCGGGATGGCCGACCGAGTCCTCGTCATGAGGGAGGGGCGGCTCACGGGGGAGTTCTCCCGCTCCGAGGCGACACCCGAGGCGATCATGTTCGCGGCGACGTCGGATGCCGGTGCGGAGGAAGCGGCATGA
- a CDS encoding substrate-binding domain-containing protein: MYTDVVRGAEDEATRHGIAILYGNTDEDPAREKVYLDLFQEQQVRGLLIAPYGDITARLQRLRSGGIPAVLVDRFSADGRFSSVSVDSVAGGGLAVEHLIAGGRRRIAFVGGPFDMRQVNDRLAGARAASDNAGVRVGLEVIPTSGMTVEEGVAAGARVLARPRREWPDALFAANDLLALGLLQSLVVDGRAVVPGDIALIGFDDIPFAAAAAVPLSSIRQPSRIIGRTALRVLLGEAADPESVPRQTVFPPELVVRASTAGR, from the coding sequence ATCTACACCGACGTCGTTCGGGGGGCCGAAGACGAGGCCACGCGCCATGGAATCGCGATCCTCTACGGCAACACCGACGAGGATCCCGCGCGGGAGAAGGTCTACCTCGACCTCTTTCAGGAGCAGCAGGTGCGTGGCCTCCTGATCGCCCCATACGGCGACATCACCGCACGCCTGCAGCGCCTGCGCTCCGGCGGCATCCCGGCCGTGCTCGTCGATCGCTTCAGCGCCGACGGGCGGTTCTCGTCGGTGTCTGTCGACAGCGTCGCGGGCGGCGGGCTGGCCGTCGAGCACCTCATCGCGGGCGGGCGGCGGCGCATCGCTTTCGTCGGCGGGCCGTTCGACATGCGTCAGGTCAACGACCGGCTCGCCGGCGCCCGCGCGGCCTCCGACAACGCCGGGGTACGGGTGGGCCTGGAAGTCATCCCGACGTCCGGCATGACCGTCGAGGAGGGGGTAGCCGCCGGCGCCCGGGTGCTGGCGCGGCCGCGTCGAGAGTGGCCCGACGCCCTCTTCGCGGCGAACGACCTGCTCGCGCTCGGGCTGTTGCAGTCGCTCGTGGTCGACGGGCGCGCCGTGGTGCCGGGCGACATCGCACTGATCGGGTTCGACGACATCCCGTTCGCCGCCGCGGCGGCGGTGCCGCTGTCATCGATCCGGCAGCCCAGCCGCATCATCGGGCGCACCGCGCTGCGCGTGCTGCTCGGGGAGGCCGCCGACCCCGAGAGTGTGCCCCGGCAGACGGTGTTCCCGCCCGAGCTTGTCGTGCGGGCGTCCACGGCGGGACGCTGA
- a CDS encoding transglutaminase family protein gives MMRLRIEHTTGFAYPGEVSASYNEARMLPVSTENQFVLSSSLDIEPSTSVNQYVDYFGTRVASFDVLSGHTALGITARSLVEVRPRPMENSDMAWEDLAVEAQRSITTVEMLAQTPRTAPHPEVLELARTIVQEHDNPGQAARAIAVAVGDAVEYVYGSTGVHSTAAESWEKRSGVCQDMAHITLGALRAVGIPARYVSGYLHPDPDAEVGVAVVGESHAWVEWFAGDWHGFDPTNNVDIGERHVLVGRGRDYNDVPPLRGVYAGALTSDLHVQVTITREA, from the coding sequence ATGATGCGCCTGCGGATCGAGCACACCACCGGATTCGCGTATCCGGGAGAGGTGTCGGCGTCGTACAACGAGGCGCGCATGCTGCCGGTGTCGACCGAGAACCAGTTCGTGCTGAGCTCTTCGCTCGACATCGAGCCGTCGACGAGCGTCAACCAGTACGTCGACTACTTCGGCACGCGCGTCGCATCGTTCGACGTGCTCTCGGGTCACACCGCTCTCGGGATCACCGCCCGCTCGCTGGTCGAGGTGCGTCCGCGGCCGATGGAGAACTCCGACATGGCCTGGGAGGACCTCGCCGTCGAGGCCCAGCGGTCGATCACGACCGTGGAGATGCTCGCGCAGACGCCGCGCACCGCACCTCACCCAGAGGTGCTGGAGCTGGCCCGCACGATCGTGCAGGAGCACGACAACCCCGGGCAGGCCGCCCGCGCGATCGCGGTGGCCGTGGGGGACGCCGTCGAATACGTCTACGGGAGCACGGGCGTTCACTCCACCGCAGCGGAGTCGTGGGAGAAGCGCTCGGGGGTGTGCCAGGACATGGCCCACATCACCCTCGGCGCGCTGCGGGCGGTGGGGATCCCCGCCCGCTACGTCTCGGGTTACCTGCACCCCGACCCCGACGCCGAGGTGGGCGTCGCCGTGGTGGGGGAGTCCCACGCGTGGGTGGAGTGGTTCGCGGGCGACTGGCACGGGTTCGACCCGACCAACAACGTCGACATCGGCGAGCGGCACGTGCTGGTCGGTCGCGGGCGTGATTACAACGACGTCCCCCCGCTGCGCGGCGTCTACGCCGGCGCGCTGACGAGCGACCTGCACGTGCAGGTGACGATCACCCGCGAGGCCTGA
- a CDS encoding alpha-E domain-containing protein, which produces MLSRIAESLFWIGRYIERSDGTARILDVHLQLLLEDPWIDEDTACRSLLSVMGSIPPDDELEKVERQDVLARLAVDRTNSSSIAFSLQAARENARRAREIVSTELWETLNTTNSRMPRRLQSEKVHEFFQWVRERSALAVGIVDSSTSRDEAWQFFTLGRSIERADMTARMLATRSLTEASGPSWTTILRSCGAYEAYVRTYRGMPSSRNAAEFLLLDRLFPRSIIYSIQRAEECMSAIDPRADRVGHSNAVLRALGRIRNDLEYSPITDILGELPEHMERVQTVTREASEAIRQRFFPTQAEPSWIGEIS; this is translated from the coding sequence ATGCTGTCGCGGATCGCTGAATCGCTCTTCTGGATCGGACGCTACATCGAGCGGTCCGACGGCACCGCGCGCATCCTCGACGTGCACCTGCAGCTGCTGCTGGAGGATCCCTGGATCGATGAGGACACCGCGTGCCGGTCGCTGCTGAGCGTCATGGGGTCGATCCCGCCGGACGACGAACTCGAGAAGGTGGAGCGTCAGGACGTGCTGGCTCGTCTGGCCGTCGACCGCACGAACTCGTCGAGCATCGCGTTCTCACTGCAGGCGGCGCGCGAGAACGCCCGCCGCGCCCGCGAGATCGTCTCGACCGAGCTGTGGGAGACCCTCAACACCACCAACTCCCGCATGCCCCGGCGCCTGCAGTCCGAGAAGGTGCACGAGTTCTTCCAATGGGTGCGTGAGCGTTCGGCGCTCGCCGTCGGTATCGTCGACTCTTCGACCAGCCGCGACGAGGCATGGCAGTTCTTCACCCTCGGCCGCAGCATCGAGCGCGCCGACATGACGGCCCGCATGCTCGCGACGCGGTCGCTGACCGAGGCATCCGGACCGTCGTGGACGACCATCCTGCGCTCGTGCGGCGCGTACGAGGCGTACGTGCGCACCTACCGCGGCATGCCGAGCTCCCGCAACGCGGCGGAGTTCCTGCTGCTGGACCGGCTGTTCCCGCGGTCGATCATCTACTCGATCCAGCGGGCCGAGGAGTGCATGAGCGCGATCGACCCCCGCGCTGACCGCGTCGGCCACTCCAACGCGGTGCTGCGGGCGCTCGGCCGCATCCGCAACGACCTCGAGTACAGCCCGATCACCGACATCCTCGGTGAGCTGCCCGAGCACATGGAGCGGGTGCAGACGGTCACCCGCGAAGCGTCCGAGGCCATCCGCCAGCGGTTCTTCCCGACGCAGGCCGAGCCCAGCTGGATCGGAGAGATCTCATGA
- a CDS encoding circularly permuted type 2 ATP-grasp protein — translation MGDLFDGYGSTLAPRKTPSGVPAFDEMFGHPDASGAPVPSRRAYRELYQALAQMTQEELRGRTDSLASSYLAQGVTFDFAGEERPFPLDAVPRIIDYDEWSRIEAGVKQRVLALEAFLDDAYGHQHCVRDGVLPAGLIASSQYFYRQAAGIHSANGVRIQVSGIDLIRDEHGEMRVLEDNVRVPSGVSYVISNRRVMAQTLPELFVSMRVRPVGEYPNKLLAALRASAPPGVEDPNVVVLTPGVYNSAYFEHTLLARLMGVELVEGRDLLCTGGKVFMRTTRGPQRVDVIYRRVDDDFLDPLQFRADSMLGSPGLMLAARLGNVTIANAVGNGVADDKLLYTYVPDLIRYYLAEEPILKNVDTWRLEDPGALEEVLDRLDELVVKPVDGSGGKGLVVGPDASPAELDKLRSRLRADPRGWIAQPVVMLSTIPTLVEDGMRPRHADLRPFAVNDGDDVWVLPGGLTRVALPEGQLVVNSSQGGGSKDTWIVGGAAPRNVEYGQRRGRDMADLVADQATTEIPVIYEGQPAPVHSPQDNPGARAEQQEQQQQQQGERAADHAPRATTEEAADAVADR, via the coding sequence ATGGGTGACTTGTTCGACGGCTACGGTTCGACTCTGGCGCCGCGCAAGACGCCGTCGGGCGTCCCCGCGTTCGACGAGATGTTCGGCCACCCCGACGCCTCCGGCGCGCCGGTGCCGTCGCGCCGCGCCTACCGCGAGCTGTACCAGGCGCTGGCGCAGATGACCCAGGAAGAGCTGCGCGGCCGCACGGATTCGCTCGCCAGCTCGTACCTCGCCCAGGGCGTCACCTTCGACTTCGCCGGCGAGGAACGCCCGTTCCCGCTCGACGCGGTGCCGCGCATCATCGACTACGACGAATGGTCCCGCATCGAGGCCGGAGTCAAGCAGCGCGTGCTCGCGCTGGAGGCCTTCCTCGACGACGCGTACGGCCACCAGCACTGCGTGCGCGACGGCGTGCTCCCGGCAGGGCTCATCGCCTCGTCGCAGTACTTCTACCGGCAGGCCGCCGGCATCCACTCCGCCAACGGCGTGCGCATCCAGGTCTCGGGGATCGACCTCATCCGCGATGAGCACGGTGAGATGCGGGTGCTCGAGGACAACGTGCGGGTGCCCTCGGGCGTCAGCTACGTCATCTCCAACCGTCGCGTGATGGCCCAGACCCTTCCCGAGCTCTTCGTCTCGATGCGCGTGCGCCCGGTCGGGGAGTACCCGAACAAGCTGCTTGCCGCCCTGCGCGCCTCGGCGCCGCCCGGGGTCGAGGACCCCAACGTCGTCGTGCTCACTCCCGGCGTGTACAACTCCGCCTACTTCGAGCACACGCTGCTGGCGCGGCTCATGGGCGTCGAACTCGTCGAAGGGCGGGACCTGCTCTGCACCGGCGGCAAGGTCTTCATGCGCACCACGCGCGGCCCCCAGCGGGTGGACGTCATCTACCGGCGCGTCGACGACGATTTCCTCGACCCGCTGCAGTTCCGCGCCGACTCGATGCTGGGTTCTCCGGGTCTGATGCTCGCCGCGCGCCTGGGCAACGTCACGATCGCCAACGCCGTGGGCAACGGGGTCGCGGACGACAAGCTGCTCTACACGTACGTGCCCGATCTCATCCGGTACTACCTGGCCGAGGAGCCCATCCTCAAGAACGTGGACACCTGGCGCCTGGAGGACCCGGGCGCGCTGGAGGAGGTGCTCGACCGCCTGGACGAGCTCGTCGTGAAACCCGTGGACGGGTCAGGTGGGAAGGGGCTCGTGGTCGGGCCCGACGCCTCGCCGGCAGAACTCGACAAGCTCCGCTCCCGGCTGCGCGCCGACCCCCGCGGATGGATCGCCCAGCCCGTGGTCATGCTCTCGACCATCCCGACGCTGGTGGAAGACGGCATGCGACCTCGCCACGCCGACCTCCGCCCCTTCGCCGTCAACGACGGCGACGACGTGTGGGTGCTCCCCGGCGGTCTCACCCGCGTCGCCCTCCCCGAAGGCCAGCTGGTGGTCAACTCCAGCCAGGGCGGCGGCTCCAAGGACACCTGGATCGTCGGCGGTGCCGCTCCCCGCAACGTCGAGTACGGTCAGCGCCGCGGCCGTGACATGGCGGATCTCGTCGCCGACCAGGCCACGACCGAGATCCCGGTGATCTACGAAGGCCAGCCCGCGCCCGTGCATTCGCCCCAGGACAATCCGGGCGCCCGCGCGGAGCAGCAGGAGCAGCAACAGCAGCAGCAGGGCGAGCGGGCAGCCGACCACGCTCCTCGCGCAACGACCGAGGAGGCGGCGGATGCTGTCGCGGATCGCTGA
- the rocD gene encoding ornithine--oxo-acid transaminase translates to MATVPQNLDADAARLIAVEDEHVAHTYHPLPVVIAGGEGAWVTDVEGKRYLDLLSAYSALNFGHRHPDLVAAATAQLGRLTLTSRAFHNDRLGHFAAALAELCGKDLVLPMNTGAEAVESGIKVARAWAYRVKGVAPDAATIIVAGGNFHGRTTTIVGFSDDPTARDDFGPYAPGFVSVPFGDAAAIEAAIDENTAAVLLEPIQGEAGVIVPPEGYLRAVREICTRHGVLFIADEIQSGLGRVATTFACDREDVVPDVYLLGKALGGGIVPLSAVVADRDVLGVLRPGEHGSTFGGNPLAAAVGERVVQLLATGTLQTRAAALGEHLEAVLAPLVGHGVTAVRVAGLWAGVDIDAARGTGREIAERLLARGVLAKDTHGQTIRLAPPLVIRATELDWAVEQLKVALG, encoded by the coding sequence ATGGCCACCGTCCCGCAGAACCTCGACGCCGACGCCGCCCGATTGATCGCCGTCGAAGACGAGCACGTCGCCCACACCTACCATCCGCTCCCCGTGGTGATCGCCGGAGGCGAGGGGGCCTGGGTCACCGACGTCGAGGGCAAGCGGTACCTCGACCTGCTGTCGGCGTACTCGGCGCTGAACTTCGGGCACCGGCATCCCGACCTCGTCGCCGCCGCGACCGCCCAGCTCGGCCGGCTCACCCTCACCAGCCGTGCGTTCCACAACGACAGGCTGGGCCACTTCGCCGCGGCGCTGGCCGAGCTCTGCGGCAAGGACCTCGTTCTGCCGATGAACACCGGGGCCGAGGCCGTGGAGTCGGGGATCAAGGTCGCCCGGGCCTGGGCGTACCGCGTGAAGGGCGTGGCGCCGGATGCCGCGACCATCATCGTCGCCGGGGGCAACTTCCACGGCCGCACGACGACGATCGTCGGCTTCAGCGACGATCCCACTGCCCGCGACGACTTCGGGCCGTACGCACCGGGATTCGTCTCGGTGCCGTTCGGCGACGCTGCGGCGATCGAGGCCGCCATCGACGAGAACACCGCCGCCGTGCTGCTGGAGCCCATCCAGGGCGAGGCGGGCGTGATCGTGCCGCCAGAGGGATACCTGCGTGCCGTCCGCGAGATCTGCACCCGTCACGGCGTGCTGTTCATCGCCGACGAGATCCAGTCGGGACTGGGACGGGTCGCGACCACGTTCGCGTGCGACCGCGAGGACGTCGTTCCCGACGTCTACCTGCTGGGCAAGGCGCTCGGGGGCGGCATCGTGCCCCTGTCGGCGGTCGTCGCCGACCGCGACGTGCTGGGGGTGCTGCGCCCAGGCGAGCACGGCTCGACGTTCGGCGGAAACCCGCTCGCGGCCGCCGTCGGGGAGCGGGTGGTGCAGCTGCTCGCGACGGGCACGCTGCAGACGCGCGCGGCCGCCCTGGGCGAGCACCTCGAGGCCGTGCTCGCGCCGCTGGTCGGCCATGGGGTGACCGCCGTGCGTGTCGCGGGCCTCTGGGCCGGCGTCGATATCGACGCCGCACGCGGCACCGGTCGCGAGATCGCGGAGCGGCTGCTTGCCCGCGGAGTGCTGGCCAAGGACACCCACGGGCAGACCATCCGCCTCGCGCCGCCCCTGGTCATCCGTGCCACCGAGCTGGACTGGGCCGTGGAGCAGCTGAAGGTCGCGCTCGGCTGA